The following coding sequences are from one Achromobacter sp. B7 window:
- a CDS encoding 3-oxoacid CoA-transferase subunit B has protein sequence MQGNQNDRGNQGNQGNQGNQGNQGTQGTPGNRGNQRNDGDPHARSITGLTRQQIAQLLASDIPDGSIVNLGIGMPTLVGDYLPPDKDILLHSENGILGMGPAASGKDVDPDLINASRQPITLLDGASITEHTVSFAMMRGGHLDYAVLGAFQVSETGDLANWKTDAADAIPAVGGAMDLAVGAKQVLVTMEHRGRDGTPKVLRQCTYPLTGKGVVTRIYTDLAVIDVTPAGLSVYAMTDGVDPEYLRSVTDAPLRFPETPRVIVLDAAGAPRYA, from the coding sequence ATGCAGGGCAATCAAAATGACCGAGGCAACCAGGGCAATCAGGGAAACCAGGGCAACCAGGGCAATCAAGGCACTCAAGGCACTCCAGGCAACCGAGGCAACCAGCGCAACGACGGCGACCCACATGCCCGGTCCATCACCGGGCTGACCCGGCAGCAGATCGCGCAGTTGCTGGCCAGCGATATACCCGATGGGTCCATCGTGAACCTGGGGATCGGCATGCCGACGCTGGTGGGCGATTACCTGCCGCCCGACAAGGACATCCTCTTGCACAGCGAAAACGGCATCCTGGGCATGGGCCCGGCTGCCAGCGGCAAGGACGTAGACCCGGACCTCATCAATGCCAGCCGCCAGCCCATCACCTTGCTGGACGGCGCGTCCATCACCGAGCACACCGTGTCGTTTGCAATGATGCGCGGCGGCCACCTGGACTATGCCGTGCTGGGCGCGTTCCAGGTATCGGAGACGGGTGACCTGGCCAACTGGAAGACGGATGCGGCCGATGCCATTCCCGCCGTGGGCGGCGCCATGGACCTGGCCGTGGGCGCCAAGCAGGTGCTGGTGACCATGGAACACCGTGGCCGCGACGGCACGCCCAAGGTGCTGCGCCAATGCACCTATCCGCTGACAGGCAAGGGCGTGGTCACGCGCATCTACACCGACCTGGCGGTGATCGATGTGACGCCCGCCGGGTTGAGCGTTTACGCGATGACCGATGGCGTCGACCCCGAGTACCTGCGATCGGTGACCGATGCGCCATTGCGCTTTCCAGAGACGCCGCGTGTGATCGTGCTGGATGCCGCCGGCGCGCCGCGCTACGCGTGA
- a CDS encoding NAD(P)/FAD-dependent oxidoreductase — translation MQHMHDAVIVGGGPAGASCALWLARLGLSPILVEAGARLGGLAQDNPFADDWIAVLPGVTGQQVAANIDTSVRAANVPLRMNSRVVDVLPCKGGVQATLAGPDGGQEQMRGRTLVIASGVRAKGLPDHPPGASWPGVLVGPGSPIVAQDYSGLSVAVLGGGDNAFENYVYVRNRGARMVHLYARSVRAQQQWVTRAGREGVRIGPYTVDPAHRSVDGRQYDLILVFYGWEPQAAFADGLQLARDERGYIRTDFATAETSVPDIYAIGEVAHRMHPCVVTSMADGVVAAKAIQRRWERAGD, via the coding sequence ATGCAACACATGCACGATGCGGTCATTGTAGGCGGCGGCCCGGCCGGCGCGTCCTGCGCCCTGTGGCTGGCCAGGCTTGGTTTGTCCCCGATATTAGTCGAGGCCGGCGCCCGCCTGGGCGGCCTGGCGCAGGACAACCCCTTCGCTGACGACTGGATCGCCGTGTTGCCGGGCGTGACCGGTCAGCAGGTGGCCGCCAATATCGACACCAGCGTGCGCGCCGCCAACGTGCCGCTGCGCATGAACTCCCGCGTTGTCGATGTGCTGCCCTGCAAAGGCGGCGTCCAGGCCACCTTGGCCGGCCCCGACGGCGGCCAGGAACAGATGCGTGGCCGTACGCTGGTCATCGCATCGGGCGTGCGCGCCAAGGGCTTGCCCGATCATCCGCCGGGCGCCTCGTGGCCCGGCGTGCTTGTCGGCCCGGGTTCGCCCATCGTCGCGCAGGACTACTCCGGCTTGTCGGTGGCGGTGCTGGGCGGCGGCGACAACGCCTTCGAGAATTACGTTTACGTGCGCAATCGCGGCGCGCGCATGGTGCACCTGTATGCGCGCAGCGTGCGCGCCCAGCAGCAATGGGTCACCCGCGCCGGCCGCGAGGGCGTGCGCATCGGCCCCTACACCGTCGACCCCGCCCACCGCAGCGTGGACGGCCGGCAGTACGACCTGATCCTGGTCTTTTACGGCTGGGAACCGCAGGCCGCCTTTGCCGACGGCCTGCAACTGGCCCGCGACGAACGCGGCTACATCCGCACCGACTTCGCCACCGCCGAGACCAGCGTGCCGGACATCTATGCCATTGGCGAAGTCGCCCACCGCATGCACCCCTGCGTGGTGACGTCGATGGCGGACGGCGTGGTCGCGGCCAAGGCCATCCAGCGCCGCTGGGAACGCGCGGGCGACTAA
- a CDS encoding 3-oxoacid CoA-transferase subunit A, whose product MIDKIQASMAQAVAVIPDGASVLVGGFGEAGVPYELLQCLAQSGRRDLTIISNNAGTFERGIAALLIRKQVRKIICSHPRPPNSDAFARAYRAGEVELECVPQGTLAERLRAAGAGLGPFYTPTGYGTELAEGRRQEVIDGVGYVLEQPLRADYALIRAHLGDRWGNLMYRHAARNFNPVMCMAAGHAIAQVDEIVPLGSFVPEQVMTQGIFVKSVVRVEG is encoded by the coding sequence ATGATCGACAAGATCCAGGCGTCCATGGCCCAGGCCGTGGCCGTTATCCCCGACGGCGCATCGGTGCTGGTGGGCGGCTTCGGCGAGGCCGGTGTGCCGTACGAATTGCTGCAATGCCTGGCGCAATCCGGGCGGCGCGACTTGACCATCATCTCGAACAACGCCGGCACGTTCGAACGCGGCATTGCCGCGCTGCTGATCCGCAAGCAGGTCAGGAAGATCATCTGCTCGCACCCGCGCCCGCCCAATTCCGACGCCTTCGCACGCGCCTATCGGGCAGGCGAGGTCGAACTGGAATGCGTGCCGCAAGGCACCCTGGCCGAACGGCTGCGCGCGGCCGGCGCCGGACTGGGGCCGTTCTATACCCCCACCGGCTACGGCACGGAATTGGCCGAAGGGCGCCGTCAGGAAGTCATCGACGGCGTGGGCTATGTGCTGGAACAACCGCTGCGCGCCGACTACGCGCTGATCCGCGCCCACTTGGGCGACCGCTGGGGCAACCTGATGTACCGCCACGCGGCGCGCAACTTCAATCCGGTGATGTGCATGGCGGCGGGCCACGCCATCGCGCAGGTGGACGAGATCGTGCCGCTGGGCTCCTTCGTGCCTGAGCAGGTCATGACGCAAGGCATCTTCGTCAAATCCGTGGTGCGGGTGGAGGGCTGA
- the ttcA gene encoding tRNA 2-thiocytidine(32) synthetase TtcA, whose protein sequence is MNDIAPPPAVRSPEVRFRTEAEEKARHEGNKLTKRLARETTRALSDYNMIEEGDRVMVCLSGGKDSYAMLDILLQLQKRAPFKFELIAVNLDQKQPGFPDHILPQYLKDLGVPFHIETQDTYSIVTRVLEEGKTMCSLCSRLRRGILYRVASELGATKIALGHHRDDILATFFLNLFYGGKAKGMPPKLVSDDGRHTVIRPLAYVAETDLIAYAELKQFPIIPCNLCGSQENLKRKEVGRMIKDWDKQHPGRSWNVFNALSRVVPSHLMDRDLFDFVGLKPTGVPDANGDTAFDAVDPDDNADDACGDTPEASADASGIVEKKVMFTRG, encoded by the coding sequence ATGAACGATATTGCACCGCCCCCCGCCGTCCGCTCCCCCGAGGTCCGCTTTCGCACCGAGGCCGAGGAAAAGGCCCGCCACGAAGGCAACAAGCTGACCAAGCGCCTGGCCCGCGAGACGACGCGCGCGCTGTCCGACTACAACATGATCGAAGAAGGCGACCGCGTGATGGTCTGCCTGTCGGGCGGCAAGGATTCCTATGCCATGCTGGACATCCTGTTGCAGCTGCAAAAGCGCGCGCCGTTCAAGTTCGAGCTGATCGCCGTTAACCTGGATCAGAAGCAGCCGGGCTTTCCCGACCACATCCTGCCCCAGTACCTGAAAGACCTGGGCGTGCCCTTCCACATCGAGACGCAGGACACGTATTCCATCGTCACGCGCGTGCTGGAAGAAGGCAAGACGATGTGCTCGCTCTGTTCGCGCTTGCGTCGCGGCATCCTGTACCGCGTCGCGTCTGAACTGGGCGCCACCAAGATCGCGCTGGGCCACCACCGCGACGACATCCTGGCCACGTTCTTCCTGAACCTGTTCTATGGCGGCAAGGCCAAGGGCATGCCGCCCAAGCTGGTGTCGGACGACGGCCGCCACACCGTGATCCGCCCGTTGGCCTACGTGGCCGAAACGGACCTGATCGCCTACGCCGAACTCAAGCAATTCCCCATCATCCCGTGCAACCTTTGCGGCTCGCAGGAAAACCTGAAGCGCAAGGAAGTGGGCCGGATGATTAAAGACTGGGACAAGCAGCATCCTGGCCGCTCGTGGAACGTGTTCAACGCGCTGTCGCGCGTGGTGCCGTCGCACTTGATGGACCGCGACCTGTTCGACTTCGTCGGCCTGAAACCCACCGGCGTGCCGGACGCGAATGGCGACACGGCGTTTGACGCGGTGGACCCGGACGACAACGCGGACGACGCCTGCGGCGACACGCCCGAAGCGTCCGCCGACGCCAGCGGCATCGTCGAGAAAAAAGTGATGTTTACGCGCGGATAG
- the folB gene encoding dihydroneopterin aldolase — protein sequence MPTRRIILSGLALDARIGILEHERRATQPLHVDAEFDVDIQRSVDDHDIHSVLDYRRLREAIVEECTQAHVNLIETLSEQVAARLLADFQEIRSLRLRISKPMAFSDCAAVGVEIQISR from the coding sequence ATGCCCACACGTCGCATCATCCTTTCCGGGCTTGCGCTCGACGCCCGCATCGGCATCCTCGAACACGAGCGCCGCGCCACCCAGCCCCTGCATGTCGACGCCGAATTCGATGTGGACATCCAGCGCTCGGTCGACGACCACGATATCCACAGCGTGCTGGACTACCGCCGTCTGCGCGAGGCCATCGTCGAGGAATGCACGCAGGCGCATGTGAACCTGATCGAAACCCTGTCCGAACAAGTCGCCGCACGCCTGTTGGCCGACTTCCAGGAAATCCGCTCGTTACGCTTGCGCATCAGCAAGCCCATGGCCTTTTCCGACTGCGCGGCGGTAGGCGTGGAAATCCAGATTTCGCGTTGA
- a CDS encoding tripartite tricarboxylate transporter substrate binding protein yields the protein MLQAHRWLAAGVMAAAIAGPAHAAWPERPITLIIPAAPGGTTDISARLIADKLAAKLGQQVIVENRAGAAGIIGAQALARAKPDGYTLLMGNIGPNAINYALYKTLPYKPADFAPVTLVISVPNVLVVNEASPVRSVADLQAQARRDPSKVSFGSSGAGQSPHLSAELFKQRAGLAGTHIPYKGAGPAVAALLGQQFTFMIDNLPSSMPYIQSGKLRALAVTSDKRLAELPDVPTMAEAGVRDMVVTAWFGLIAPAGTPANVVDKLYAATRDVVQSPDISGRFKAMGGQAGGNTPAEFTAFIDQERARWKQIVDTAGLAQEQ from the coding sequence ATGTTGCAAGCGCATCGCTGGCTGGCCGCGGGCGTGATGGCGGCCGCCATCGCCGGTCCGGCTCACGCCGCCTGGCCGGAACGGCCGATCACCCTGATCATCCCGGCCGCGCCCGGCGGCACCACCGATATCTCGGCGCGGCTCATCGCCGACAAGCTGGCGGCCAAGCTGGGCCAGCAAGTCATCGTCGAGAACCGCGCGGGCGCGGCCGGCATCATCGGCGCCCAGGCGCTGGCGCGCGCCAAGCCCGACGGCTACACGCTGCTGATGGGCAATATCGGCCCCAACGCCATCAACTACGCGCTGTACAAGACGCTGCCCTACAAGCCCGCCGATTTCGCGCCGGTCACGTTGGTGATATCGGTGCCCAATGTTCTGGTCGTGAACGAAGCGTCGCCCGTGCGCAGCGTGGCCGACTTGCAGGCGCAAGCGCGGCGCGACCCGTCCAAGGTGTCCTTCGGCAGCTCCGGCGCCGGCCAATCGCCGCATCTGTCCGCCGAACTGTTCAAGCAACGCGCGGGCCTGGCCGGCACGCATATCCCGTACAAAGGCGCCGGCCCTGCCGTGGCCGCGCTGCTGGGCCAGCAGTTCACCTTCATGATCGACAACCTGCCCAGCTCCATGCCGTACATCCAGTCGGGCAAGCTGCGCGCGCTGGCGGTCACCAGCGACAAGCGGCTGGCCGAACTGCCGGACGTGCCCACCATGGCCGAAGCCGGCGTCAGGGACATGGTGGTCACCGCGTGGTTTGGGTTGATCGCGCCGGCGGGCACGCCGGCAAACGTCGTCGACAAACTCTACGCCGCCACGCGCGACGTGGTGCAAAGCCCCGACATCAGCGGACGTTTCAAGGCCATGGGCGGCCAGGCGGGCGGCAACACACCCGCCGAATTCACCGCCTTCATCGACCAGGAACGCGCGCGCTGGAAACAGATCGTGGACACGGCCGGACTGGCCCAGGAGCAATAG
- a CDS encoding UbiH/UbiF family hydroxylase — MSHQIVVCGAGIVGLSTALALARRGQRVAVLAPRSSVPAADPNHYHPRVYAISPASQRFLAELGVWDAMPAGRLMPVQAMEIHGDADGQVNLNAWQAALPQLAWIVESGEIERVLIQAVRMFGIPWLEDRCTGYQDGAVDTESGARIQAELFVGADGAASPLRTAAGLKHDTVSYNDTGLVVHLDAEHAHHGTAIQWFRDDGVLALLPLPDTADGPQVSMVWSMRSEPAQALLALPAEQQTARLETLLADAAEGRLGRLKVRSKLHGFPLTLERAQMVAPGIALAGDAAHRLHPLAGQGLNLGLGDVEALARTVAGRESYRSAGDIRVLHRYQRARAEPVLAMRLATDGLHKLFASRATPLVWLRNAGMHLVERAPLVKRRLIAGASAN; from the coding sequence ATGAGCCATCAAATCGTCGTATGCGGGGCCGGTATCGTGGGCCTGTCCACCGCCCTGGCGCTGGCCCGGCGCGGCCAGCGCGTTGCCGTGCTGGCGCCGCGTTCGTCCGTGCCCGCCGCCGATCCCAACCACTATCACCCCCGCGTCTACGCCATTTCGCCCGCCAGCCAGCGTTTCCTGGCCGAGCTGGGCGTGTGGGACGCCATGCCCGCCGGCCGGCTGATGCCGGTGCAAGCCATGGAAATCCACGGCGACGCCGACGGGCAGGTCAACTTGAACGCCTGGCAGGCGGCGTTGCCGCAACTGGCCTGGATCGTCGAATCCGGCGAGATCGAGCGCGTGTTGATCCAGGCGGTGCGGATGTTCGGCATCCCCTGGCTGGAAGACCGCTGCACCGGCTATCAGGATGGCGCGGTCGATACCGAAAGCGGGGCGCGCATTCAGGCGGAATTGTTCGTGGGCGCCGACGGCGCGGCCTCGCCGCTGCGCACGGCGGCCGGCTTGAAGCACGACACCGTGTCCTACAACGACACGGGCCTGGTGGTGCATCTGGATGCCGAACACGCCCACCATGGCACTGCCATCCAGTGGTTCCGCGACGACGGCGTGCTGGCGCTGCTGCCGCTGCCCGACACCGCCGACGGTCCGCAAGTGTCGATGGTCTGGTCCATGCGCAGCGAACCGGCGCAGGCGCTGCTGGCCTTGCCGGCCGAACAGCAAACTGCCCGGCTGGAGACCTTGCTGGCCGACGCCGCCGAGGGCCGGCTGGGCCGCTTGAAGGTGCGCAGCAAATTGCACGGCTTTCCGCTGACGCTGGAACGCGCGCAGATGGTGGCGCCCGGCATCGCGCTGGCCGGCGACGCCGCGCACCGGCTGCATCCCCTGGCGGGCCAGGGCCTGAACCTGGGCCTGGGCGACGTCGAGGCGCTGGCCCGCACCGTGGCTGGCCGCGAGTCCTACCGGTCGGCGGGCGACATCCGCGTGCTGCATCGGTACCAGCGCGCCCGCGCCGAACCGGTGCTGGCGATGCGCCTGGCTACCGACGGCCTGCACAAGCTGTTCGCCTCGCGCGCGACGCCGCTGGTGTGGCTGCGAAACGCGGGGATGCATCTGGTGGAACGCGCGCCCTTGGTCAAACGCCGCCTGATCGCGGGTGCATCGGCCAATTGA
- a CDS encoding tripartite tricarboxylate transporter substrate binding protein codes for MIRSLLAAAALCALPLAAAHAAPVYPDKPITLLIPYPPGGSADMLARPLSAQLQKMWGQPVVLEYKPGAGGAIASAQLARAKPDGYTLLMVLAAHAINPSLYPSLPYDTRKDFAPVSLVATLPMLVAAPLNTPANTIPELITYAKSHPGKLSFASAGNGNTSHLAAEMFKNQTGTDMMHVPYKGSGPAVVALLGGEVSLMFDSISTSLPQVQAGKLKAIAVTGERRSPLLPNVPTVAESVPGFVVNGWYGVLAPAGTPPGIVDALSRGIADAVAVPALKQQLAGYGYETVGSTPAEFASHVDRELETWKQAVTVSGAKLN; via the coding sequence ATGATCCGTTCCCTGTTGGCCGCCGCCGCGCTATGCGCGTTACCGCTGGCCGCCGCGCACGCCGCGCCCGTCTATCCGGACAAGCCCATCACCTTGCTGATCCCGTATCCGCCCGGCGGCAGCGCCGACATGCTGGCCCGGCCCCTGAGCGCGCAATTGCAAAAGATGTGGGGCCAGCCGGTGGTGCTGGAATACAAGCCGGGCGCGGGTGGCGCCATCGCCTCGGCCCAACTGGCGCGCGCCAAACCCGACGGCTATACGCTGCTGATGGTGCTGGCCGCGCACGCCATCAACCCCAGCCTGTATCCGTCATTGCCTTACGACACGCGCAAGGACTTCGCGCCGGTGTCGCTCGTTGCCACCTTGCCGATGCTGGTGGCCGCGCCGTTGAACACGCCCGCCAACACGATTCCCGAGCTGATCACCTACGCCAAGAGTCACCCCGGCAAGCTCAGCTTTGCATCGGCGGGCAATGGCAACACCAGCCACCTGGCCGCCGAGATGTTCAAGAATCAGACCGGAACGGACATGATGCACGTGCCCTACAAGGGCAGCGGCCCGGCGGTTGTGGCATTGCTGGGTGGCGAGGTGTCGCTGATGTTCGACAGCATCTCAACGTCGTTGCCGCAGGTGCAGGCCGGCAAGTTGAAGGCAATCGCGGTAACGGGCGAACGCCGGTCGCCGCTGTTGCCCAACGTGCCGACGGTGGCCGAAAGCGTGCCGGGCTTTGTCGTGAACGGCTGGTATGGCGTGCTGGCGCCCGCCGGCACGCCGCCGGGCATCGTGGATGCGTTGAGTCGCGGTATTGCCGACGCGGTAGCGGTGCCTGCCTTGAAGCAGCAACTGGCGGGCTACGGCTATGAAACCGTGGGATCCACGCCCGCCGAATTTGCCAGCCATGTCGACCGTGAACTGGAAACGTGGAAGCAGGCCGTGACCGTGTCGGGCGCCAAACTGAATTAA
- a CDS encoding murein transglycosylase A — MKRILSLSLLPILLAACSTPSEIPSGPGETSTIPGSRAPAADGPLVVPSLSALPDTPPRALAGKFKAGTWSEMPGWSADDLTQFWPLFLRNCRGLMRPTSGNLAAPARATPRAWQPVCAAAIDPARAPAAGDGEAVRRFLQTYLQPWRLNAADGKPATNTVTGYYEPLVRGSRRQGGNYQWPLYAVPADLLTIDLGSVYPDLAGKRVRGKLDGKRVVPYDTRAAIESPSGRKPPVVVWVDDPVDNFFLQVQGSGRVQLTDGPDAGKTIRVAYADHNGQPYVSIGRWLIDRGELSADQASMQNIRAWAQRNPKRVPEMLNANPAVVFFREEPVIDPEQGPKGAYAIPLAPKRSIAVDATFVPLGTPVYLATTFPASDRPLQRLVFAQDTGTAIRGAARADFYWGYGEEAGQQAGRMKQRGQMWVLWPKQAGEPSAR, encoded by the coding sequence ATGAAGCGCATTCTCAGCCTGTCCCTGCTGCCGATCTTGCTGGCGGCATGCTCCACGCCGTCGGAAATTCCTTCCGGCCCCGGCGAAACCAGCACCATCCCCGGCTCGCGTGCTCCGGCGGCTGACGGCCCCCTGGTGGTGCCGTCGCTGTCGGCGTTGCCCGACACCCCGCCGCGCGCGCTGGCCGGCAAGTTCAAGGCCGGCACCTGGTCCGAAATGCCCGGCTGGTCCGCCGACGACCTGACCCAGTTCTGGCCCCTGTTCCTGCGCAATTGCCGTGGGCTGATGCGTCCGACCAGCGGCAATCTGGCCGCCCCGGCGCGCGCCACGCCGCGTGCGTGGCAGCCCGTCTGCGCCGCCGCCATCGACCCGGCCCGCGCGCCGGCGGCGGGCGACGGCGAAGCCGTGCGCCGCTTCCTGCAAACCTATTTGCAGCCGTGGCGTCTGAACGCCGCCGACGGCAAGCCGGCCACCAACACGGTCACCGGCTACTACGAGCCGCTGGTGCGCGGATCGCGCCGCCAGGGCGGCAACTACCAATGGCCGCTGTACGCCGTGCCGGCCGACCTGCTCACCATCGACCTGGGTTCGGTCTACCCGGACCTGGCCGGCAAGCGCGTGCGCGGCAAGCTGGACGGCAAGCGCGTGGTGCCCTACGACACCCGCGCCGCCATCGAATCCCCCTCGGGCCGCAAGCCGCCGGTTGTCGTCTGGGTGGATGACCCGGTGGATAACTTCTTCCTGCAAGTGCAGGGCTCGGGCCGCGTCCAGCTGACCGACGGTCCCGACGCCGGCAAGACCATCCGCGTGGCCTACGCCGACCATAACGGCCAGCCCTATGTGTCCATCGGCCGCTGGCTGATCGACCGGGGCGAACTCAGCGCCGATCAGGCGTCCATGCAGAACATCCGCGCCTGGGCACAGCGCAATCCGAAGCGCGTGCCTGAAATGCTGAACGCGAATCCGGCGGTGGTGTTCTTCCGCGAAGAGCCGGTCATCGACCCCGAACAGGGGCCCAAGGGCGCCTACGCCATCCCGCTGGCGCCCAAGCGATCCATCGCCGTGGACGCCACCTTCGTGCCGCTGGGCACCCCGGTGTACCTGGCCACGACCTTCCCGGCCTCCGACCGCCCGTTGCAACGGCTGGTTTTCGCGCAAGACACGGGCACGGCCATCCGGGGCGCCGCGCGCGCCGACTTCTACTGGGGTTACGGTGAAGAAGCCGGCCAGCAGGCGGGCCGCATGAAACAACGGGGCCAGATGTGGGTGCTGTGGCCTAAGCAAGCTGGGGAGCCCTCGGCAAGATGA
- a CDS encoding D-2-hydroxyacid dehydrogenase family protein: MKIAILDDYHDVARRYADWTSLGGDAQVQIFNNFIPVEQVEATLEPFDVIVAMRERTPFPAERIRALPKLRLLITTGMRNNAIDMQACTQQGIVVCGAPGSADANTATAELAWAHILGLFKHLPAEDAAMRRGMWQTAMPEPLAGKRLGVLGLGKLGAAVAKVGLAFGMDVVAWSPNLTDERAEAAGVKRVDKHTLFATSDVVSLHLILSERSRHVVDAAALAAMKPTAYLVNTSRAGLVDNEALMDALVKFRLAGAGLDVYPEEPLSPTDSVRDLDNVILTPHLGYVSRENFEAFYQNALDAVKAFQAGKPIRVLNPTSAA, encoded by the coding sequence TTGAAAATCGCAATACTGGACGATTACCACGACGTAGCACGGCGCTATGCGGATTGGACCTCGCTGGGCGGTGACGCCCAGGTGCAGATCTTCAACAACTTCATTCCGGTCGAACAGGTCGAGGCCACGCTGGAACCCTTCGACGTGATCGTGGCGATGCGCGAACGCACGCCGTTTCCGGCCGAGCGCATTCGCGCGTTGCCGAAGCTGCGCCTGTTGATCACCACCGGCATGCGCAACAACGCCATCGATATGCAGGCCTGCACGCAACAGGGCATCGTCGTGTGCGGCGCGCCCGGCAGTGCCGACGCCAACACCGCCACGGCCGAACTGGCCTGGGCGCACATCCTGGGGCTTTTCAAGCACCTGCCCGCGGAAGACGCGGCCATGCGCCGCGGCATGTGGCAAACCGCCATGCCCGAGCCATTGGCCGGCAAGCGGCTGGGGGTGTTGGGGCTGGGCAAGCTGGGCGCGGCCGTGGCCAAGGTGGGCCTGGCTTTCGGCATGGACGTGGTGGCCTGGAGCCCCAACCTGACGGATGAACGCGCCGAGGCGGCGGGCGTCAAGCGTGTCGACAAGCACACGCTATTTGCCACGTCCGACGTGGTCAGCCTGCACTTGATCTTGTCCGAGCGCAGCCGTCACGTGGTGGACGCCGCGGCGCTTGCCGCGATGAAGCCGACCGCCTATCTGGTGAACACGTCGCGCGCCGGCCTGGTCGACAACGAGGCCCTGATGGACGCTCTGGTCAAATTCCGCTTGGCCGGCGCGGGCCTGGACGTCTACCCCGAAGAGCCGCTATCGCCCACCGACTCGGTGCGCGACCTGGACAACGTGATCCTGACCCCGCACCTGGGCTACGTCAGCCGCGAGAATTTCGAAGCGTTCTACCAGAACGCGCTGGACGCCGTGAAGGCGTTTCAGGCCGGCAAGCCGATTCGGGTGTTGAACCCGACATCGGCGGCGTGA
- a CDS encoding fimbrial protein, producing the protein MNKKIVAAGLAVSSLLLCGGALAADVKLVFEGYVSSSTCEIKDVGQGGVKQVNLKPVSVSALAKQNDVAARELITLNLTGCSGSKVTTRFNRDGNVDPTTGALINRAVASGNDTPSNAQVQLLNSKYQPINLFTNDGAESVNIAGNAATIEFYAQYLAATASTTPGPVQTEVLLDLIYE; encoded by the coding sequence GTGAATAAGAAGATTGTTGCGGCAGGCCTCGCAGTTTCGTCCTTGCTGCTGTGCGGCGGCGCATTGGCGGCCGATGTGAAGTTGGTGTTCGAGGGCTACGTGTCATCGTCCACCTGCGAAATCAAGGATGTGGGCCAGGGCGGCGTCAAACAGGTGAATCTGAAGCCGGTCAGCGTCAGCGCGCTGGCCAAGCAGAACGATGTGGCCGCACGCGAGCTCATCACGTTGAATCTGACCGGCTGCTCCGGCAGCAAGGTCACCACGCGCTTTAACCGCGATGGAAACGTCGATCCCACCACGGGCGCGCTGATCAACCGGGCGGTTGCCTCCGGGAACGACACCCCCTCCAACGCACAGGTGCAGCTGCTGAACAGCAAGTACCAGCCCATCAATCTGTTCACCAACGACGGCGCTGAATCGGTCAACATCGCGGGCAATGCCGCAACGATCGAGTTCTACGCGCAGTACCTGGCGGCCACCGCCAGCACCACGCCCGGCCCGGTCCAGACCGAAGTCCTGCTGGACCTGATCTACGAATGA
- a CDS encoding DsbC family protein, translating into MTFRISATLAACFLAGGLGLSAPALAQAPAQGKAVSTESVGKPAKGEKSVSTPQLDAVKERFEQRFSGMDVTAVRLTPYGIFEVQLGMDLLYTDEKVTWVMEGPLIDAMTRRDVTRESQEKLSAVTFDQLPLELAIKQVKGTGAKKVAIFEDPNCGYCKQLRKTMEDLNDVTVYTFMYPILSPDSKDKVRDVWCAKDQGKTWDDWMVRNKKPAAANCDVPEDKLLALGHRLMVRGTPTLFFADGSRVSGAIPLDQLKERLN; encoded by the coding sequence ATGACTTTCCGCATCTCCGCCACGCTGGCGGCTTGTTTCCTGGCCGGCGGGCTGGGCTTGTCCGCCCCGGCTCTGGCGCAGGCGCCGGCCCAAGGCAAGGCCGTCTCCACCGAGTCGGTCGGCAAACCCGCCAAGGGCGAAAAAAGCGTGTCGACGCCGCAGCTCGACGCCGTCAAGGAACGCTTCGAACAACGCTTTTCCGGCATGGACGTCACCGCCGTGCGCCTGACGCCTTACGGCATTTTTGAAGTGCAGTTGGGCATGGACCTGCTCTACACGGACGAAAAAGTCACCTGGGTCATGGAAGGTCCGTTGATAGACGCCATGACGCGCCGCGATGTCACCCGCGAGTCGCAGGAAAAGCTCAGCGCCGTCACGTTTGATCAGCTGCCGCTGGAACTGGCCATCAAGCAGGTCAAGGGCACCGGCGCAAAGAAGGTCGCCATTTTTGAAGATCCCAACTGCGGCTATTGCAAGCAGTTGCGCAAGACGATGGAAGACCTGAACGACGTCACCGTCTACACCTTCATGTACCCGATTCTGTCGCCCGATTCCAAGGACAAGGTGCGCGACGTCTGGTGCGCCAAGGACCAGGGCAAGACCTGGGACGACTGGATGGTGCGTAACAAGAAGCCGGCCGCCGCCAATTGCGATGTGCCCGAAGACAAGCTGCTTGCACTGGGCCACCGCCTGATGGTGCGCGGCACGCCCACGCTGTTCTTTGCCGACGGCTCGCGCGTCAGCGGCGCCATTCCGCTGGACCAACTGAAAGAACGCTTGAACTGA